A stretch of Deltaproteobacteria bacterium DNA encodes these proteins:
- the folE2 gene encoding GTP cyclohydrolase FolE2 — MKDVQNTIDHRGINIDKVGVKNIRYPITVLDKLHEVQHTIASINMYVDLPKQFKGTHMSRFIEILNQYRGNINIKDYPDILDNMQRKFNAHSAHLEIEFPYFIEKKAPMSGAKSLMEYNCRFTGVKNGNGLDFILEVTVPVLTLCPCSKEISKHNAHNQRSFVTVHLRFNGLVWIEEVVKIVEGSASAELFSLLKRADEKYITEYAYEHPMFVEDIVRDVANKLKSNKQITWFSVEAENLESIHNHNVYACVEYK; from the coding sequence ATGAAAGACGTACAAAACACAATAGATCATAGAGGTATAAACATAGATAAAGTTGGAGTCAAAAATATAAGATACCCTATTACTGTACTGGATAAGTTGCATGAGGTTCAACATACAATTGCGAGTATAAATATGTACGTGGATCTCCCGAAACAGTTTAAAGGAACTCACATGAGCAGGTTTATTGAGATCCTGAATCAGTATAGGGGTAATATAAACATAAAAGACTATCCGGATATCCTTGATAACATGCAAAGAAAATTCAATGCGCATTCAGCACATCTTGAGATTGAATTCCCCTATTTTATAGAAAAAAAGGCGCCGATGAGCGGAGCAAAAAGCCTGATGGAATATAATTGCAGATTTACAGGTGTAAAAAATGGAAACGGCCTGGATTTCATACTTGAGGTAACAGTACCTGTACTTACACTGTGCCCGTGTTCAAAGGAAATAAGCAAACACAATGCGCATAACCAGAGAAGCTTTGTTACCGTGCATTTACGGTTTAACGGACTAGTCTGGATAGAAGAAGTTGTAAAGATTGTAGAAGGTTCGGCAAGTGCCGAGCTTTTTTCTTTATTGAAAAGAGCTGACGAAAAGTATATAACCGAATACGCTTATGAACATCCGATGTTTGTAGAGGATATTGTCAGGGACGTAGCCAATAAGCTGAAATCCAATAAACAAATAACATGGTTCTCAGTAGAAGCAGAAAATCTGGAATCCATACATAACCATAATGTGTATGCGTGTGTTGAATACAAGTGA
- the queD gene encoding 6-carboxytetrahydropterin synthase QueD — protein MYEMGTSIKISSAHNLREYKGKCERLHGHNYKVEIVVYGENLTNGILIDFVLLKQYLKDIASIMDHAYLNELEAFKEIEPSSENIAKYIYESLKTRLPDNVRIKYSKVWESDDNWAIYKK, from the coding sequence ATGTATGAGATGGGCACTTCTATAAAAATTTCATCAGCACACAACCTGAGGGAATATAAGGGTAAGTGTGAGAGGCTGCATGGACACAATTATAAAGTTGAAATCGTTGTTTACGGCGAAAATCTTACAAATGGAATACTAATAGATTTTGTTTTATTAAAGCAATATCTTAAAGATATTGCCTCTATAATGGATCATGCCTATCTTAATGAATTGGAGGCATTCAAGGAGATTGAACCATCTTCAGAGAACATTGCGAAATACATATATGAATCTCTAAAAACAAGGTTACCGGATAATGTAAGGATCAAATATAGCAAAGTCTGGGAATCGGATGATAATTGGGCAATATACAAAAAATGA
- the rsmG gene encoding 16S rRNA (guanine(527)-N(7))-methyltransferase RsmG, which produces MKPENMSLLKTYLVENGIIDIDRCLLIFSDELIRWNKVINLTSIYDEKEIVIKHFIDSLTPLGFIKNNDFVLDIGTGAGFPGLPLKIVKSSIKLLTLDARLKKVNFVNHVINILNIKNASSLHQRAEAEDFKSIMKGIFDVVISRASFSLSEFINLSMPYLKIGGRIIAMRGREVENTEPISGLKQADELITSLPDGSYRKILLFKKT; this is translated from the coding sequence ATGAAACCTGAGAACATGAGTTTACTTAAGACTTATCTTGTAGAAAACGGTATCATTGATATTGACAGATGCCTTTTGATATTCTCGGATGAACTAATTAGATGGAATAAAGTGATAAATCTAACATCCATTTATGATGAAAAGGAAATCGTGATAAAACATTTTATTGATTCGCTAACCCCGCTTGGATTTATAAAGAATAATGATTTTGTTCTTGATATAGGGACAGGTGCAGGCTTTCCTGGATTACCCTTAAAGATTGTAAAATCAAGCATAAAATTACTCACGCTTGACGCAAGATTAAAAAAGGTTAATTTTGTAAATCATGTTATTAACATTCTTAACATTAAAAACGCATCATCACTGCATCAAAGGGCAGAGGCAGAAGATTTTAAAAGTATAATGAAAGGTATATTTGATGTCGTCATTTCAAGAGCATCTTTTTCGTTGTCAGAATTTATAAATCTGTCAATGCCTTATTTGAAAATTGGCGGCAGGATTATAGCCATGCGCGGTAGAGAAGTAGAAAATACTGAGCCTATATCGGGTTTGAAACAGGCAGACGAACTAATCACATCATTACCTGATGGCTCATATCGTAAGATATTATTATTTAAAAAAACATAG
- a CDS encoding Crp/Fnr family transcriptional regulator — protein sequence MTGVINNSQNIDGNDSAGIVNTVNLHNLPILRLPGIYLTAVLLYGVSKNMSNETIKCIDIFSEFTENELSKLSQHLTQRHVNKNATLFYQNDPGDALYFISKGEVRIYLIGLSGREITLAVFKDGQFFGEMSLLDGMPRSASAITTEDTDFLVLKRDNFIEVVKENPEIGIKLLEEMSRRLREADGLIENLALRDVYERLEKHIVKLIKSYGKREGHSMVLSENIKRQDIANAIGTTRETVSRILSAWQRKGYIQVMSSKMIIYRDFEADFIREK from the coding sequence TTGACAGGAGTAATTAACAACTCTCAAAACATCGATGGCAATGACAGTGCCGGGATTGTTAATACCGTAAACCTGCATAACCTGCCCATACTCCGCTTGCCGGGTATATATTTGACAGCAGTATTATTATATGGTGTAAGTAAGAATATGTCTAATGAAACAATAAAATGTATAGATATATTCTCAGAATTTACTGAAAATGAGTTATCTAAGTTATCACAGCATCTCACTCAAAGGCACGTCAATAAAAATGCTACATTGTTTTATCAAAACGATCCGGGAGACGCATTGTATTTTATCTCAAAAGGAGAGGTAAGGATCTACCTGATTGGGTTAAGCGGCAGAGAAATCACGTTGGCGGTATTTAAAGATGGACAATTCTTTGGAGAGATGTCGCTTCTTGACGGCATGCCGCGTTCCGCAAGTGCAATAACCACAGAAGATACGGATTTTCTTGTATTAAAAAGGGATAATTTTATAGAAGTTGTAAAAGAGAACCCCGAAATAGGGATAAAGCTGCTTGAGGAAATGAGCCGTAGACTAAGAGAGGCTGACGGGTTAATAGAAAATCTTGCATTGAGGGATGTATATGAACGGCTTGAAAAACACATTGTAAAACTCATTAAATCTTATGGTAAAAGAGAAGGTCATAGTATGGTTTTGTCCGAGAATATCAAAAGGCAGGATATTGCAAACGCAATAGGAACCACAAGGGAAACAGTCTCACGCATCCTATCGGCATGGCAGAGAAAGGGTTATATCCAGGTTATGTCTTCAAAGATGATCATCTACAGAGATTTTGAAGCTGATTTTATAAGAGAAAAATAA
- a CDS encoding isoprenyl transferase: MEYKELIKKLNKDNMPRHIAIIMDGNGRWAKKRNLPRIKGHEQGPKVVKRIVDVAGNIGIEVITLYAFSKENWNRPKEEVQGLMRLLERYIIKEGDNIIKMGIKFEVIGDIDSLPQNLKDLINSIRKRSEHNNKLVLIFALSYSGRYEILEAAKAIARDVHNGILNINDVDEAVFSNYLLTKGYPDPDLLIRTSSEKRISNFMLWQIAYTELYITKTLWPDFTKEEFLKAIINFQKRERRFGRTSEQLSYLNNN; encoded by the coding sequence ATGGAGTATAAGGAACTCATAAAAAAATTAAACAAAGATAATATGCCAAGGCACATTGCAATAATAATGGATGGAAATGGCAGATGGGCCAAGAAACGCAACCTGCCTCGTATCAAAGGGCATGAACAGGGGCCAAAGGTTGTAAAACGCATTGTGGATGTTGCAGGTAATATTGGGATAGAAGTTATCACCCTTTACGCTTTTTCAAAAGAAAACTGGAATAGGCCAAAAGAAGAAGTTCAGGGACTCATGCGGCTTCTGGAACGATATATTATAAAAGAAGGTGATAATATAATAAAAATGGGCATAAAGTTTGAGGTAATAGGGGATATAGATAGCCTTCCACAAAATCTCAAAGATCTTATCAATAGCATACGAAAGCGGAGCGAGCATAACAATAAACTTGTTCTTATATTTGCATTAAGTTACAGCGGTAGATATGAGATTCTTGAAGCAGCCAAAGCAATTGCGAGAGATGTCCATAACGGGATTTTGAATATAAATGATGTTGATGAAGCCGTGTTTAGTAATTATTTGTTGACAAAAGGCTATCCAGATCCCGATCTTCTTATAAGAACAAGTTCAGAAAAAAGGATAAGTAATTTTATGCTATGGCAGATTGCATACACGGAACTTTATATCACAAAAACGTTATGGCCTGATTTCACAAAAGAAGAATTTTTAAAAGCTATAATCAATTTCCAAAAAAGAGAAAGACGGTTTGGTAGGACAAGTGAACAGCTTTCCTATTTAAATAACAATTGA
- the dxr gene encoding 1-deoxy-D-xylulose-5-phosphate reductoisomerase produces MTGISIFGSTGSIGRNALLIAGKYPALFNVVALSAGYNMSLLKRQIKDYSPEYVCVIEERDALALKKEFKRVEVLWGQKGLRELSNIKNTDMIIMAIAGLDALMPTYLALKSGLSVALASKEVMVAAGRLVSRVKDSGKLLIPVDSEHSAIYQLIRNEKLNTLKRIILTASGGPLLNTDQKKLKYITVEKALKHPNWKMGRKITIDSATMMNKGLEMIEARWLFKLKPEQIDVVIHPQSIIHSMVEFADGAVLAHLGVHDMRLPIAYAMNEKKRMPVGVSRLDFAKLGALNFMQPDLKKFGCLRIATDVLRADDSSAIVMNAADEVAVDAFLKRKITFTDIPKIIEHAIARYNYNGVRSINDVIEADREVKKYLYERIK; encoded by the coding sequence ATGACAGGAATATCTATCTTTGGTTCAACCGGCAGTATTGGCAGGAATGCTCTTTTGATAGCCGGAAAGTATCCGGCTCTGTTCAATGTCGTAGCTTTATCAGCAGGGTATAACATGAGTCTATTAAAAAGACAGATAAAGGACTATTCCCCCGAATACGTTTGTGTAATAGAGGAAAGAGATGCACTTGCACTGAAAAAAGAGTTTAAACGGGTAGAGGTTTTGTGGGGACAAAAGGGGCTTCGGGAACTCTCCAATATAAAAAATACAGACATGATCATCATGGCAATTGCCGGACTTGATGCGTTAATGCCGACATATCTTGCATTGAAATCGGGCTTATCTGTTGCTCTTGCAAGTAAAGAGGTTATGGTCGCAGCGGGCAGATTAGTAAGCCGTGTAAAAGATAGCGGTAAGCTTTTAATACCGGTTGATAGTGAACACAGTGCTATTTATCAACTGATCCGGAATGAAAAATTAAATACGTTAAAGAGAATCATTCTGACTGCTTCCGGAGGTCCATTACTCAATACGGATCAAAAAAAATTAAAGTATATAACGGTTGAAAAGGCACTGAAACATCCTAACTGGAAGATGGGTAGAAAGATCACGATAGATTCTGCTACAATGATGAATAAAGGTCTTGAAATGATTGAGGCGAGATGGCTCTTTAAGCTTAAACCTGAGCAGATCGATGTTGTAATACATCCCCAGAGCATTATTCATTCCATGGTTGAATTCGCAGATGGAGCGGTACTTGCTCATCTCGGAGTACACGATATGCGATTACCAATAGCTTATGCTATGAACGAAAAAAAACGTATGCCTGTCGGTGTGAGTAGACTGGATTTTGCAAAGCTTGGCGCTCTTAATTTTATGCAGCCAGATCTAAAAAAATTCGGCTGCCTTAGAATAGCAACGGATGTACTCAGGGCTGATGACAGTTCAGCGATTGTTATGAATGCTGCTGATGAAGTTGCTGTTGATGCTTTTCTTAAAAGGAAAATAACTTTTACGGATATACCAAAAATTATAGAGCATGCAATAGCAAGGTACAATTATAATGGTGTGCGTTCTATTAATGACGTTATAGAAGCTGATAGAGAAGTCAAAAAATATCTATATGAAAGGATAAAATAA
- the rseP gene encoding RIP metalloprotease RseP, which translates to MVISIVAAVVVIAVLVLIHELGHFTFAKLFNIKVLAFSLGFGPVLLKKKLGETEYRLSLLPLGGYVKMLGEDVEEPVEKISESDNARSFVNQSNWKKFLVLFAGPFSNWLFALLILWMVFIHGMPYIPTIVGDVKKNSPAYTAGIQKGDEITAIDRVKTRDWEQMTKIIRGDKADREVTIDLTRNGKTVAVKLKPELESEKNMFGENMKVPVIGIMSSGEVRIKALNAGSAFISAANETWNITALVVVSLEKLVEGKVPAKDLGGPILIAQQAGRQAKKGVDALLFYAALISINFALLNILPIPVLDGGNIMFTAIEAVIRRPLSKKVKLVALQFGLVFIVLLMVFAFYNDINRIIVSHHH; encoded by the coding sequence ATGGTGATAAGTATAGTAGCAGCGGTAGTCGTAATAGCCGTGCTTGTGTTGATTCATGAATTGGGACATTTTACATTTGCAAAGTTATTTAATATAAAGGTGCTTGCTTTTTCGCTTGGATTTGGACCTGTATTATTAAAAAAGAAACTGGGTGAAACTGAGTACAGGCTTTCCTTACTGCCGCTTGGCGGTTATGTAAAAATGCTTGGTGAAGATGTAGAAGAACCGGTAGAAAAGATTTCCGAATCAGACAATGCACGTAGTTTTGTAAACCAGTCTAACTGGAAGAAATTCTTGGTTCTGTTTGCAGGTCCTTTTTCAAATTGGTTATTTGCGCTTTTAATTTTGTGGATGGTTTTTATTCACGGAATGCCATATATTCCAACAATAGTAGGCGATGTTAAAAAAAATAGTCCGGCGTATACGGCGGGCATACAAAAAGGTGACGAGATAACAGCAATAGATCGTGTTAAAACCCGGGATTGGGAGCAGATGACAAAGATCATAAGAGGCGATAAGGCTGACAGAGAGGTCACAATAGATTTGACCCGTAACGGTAAAACAGTTGCCGTGAAGCTTAAACCGGAACTTGAGAGCGAGAAGAATATGTTTGGTGAAAACATGAAAGTCCCTGTTATTGGTATAATGTCATCCGGTGAAGTTAGAATAAAGGCATTAAATGCGGGCAGTGCCTTTATCTCGGCAGCGAATGAAACATGGAACATAACAGCTCTTGTTGTTGTTTCACTTGAAAAACTTGTAGAGGGTAAAGTACCTGCAAAAGATCTCGGTGGACCGATACTTATAGCACAGCAGGCAGGCCGGCAGGCTAAGAAAGGTGTGGATGCGCTGCTGTTTTATGCAGCTCTCATAAGCATAAATTTTGCTTTACTAAATATCCTTCCTATCCCCGTGCTTGACGGCGGCAATATAATGTTTACTGCGATAGAAGCAGTGATAAGAAGGCCCTTGAGTAAAAAGGTAAAATTGGTAGCTCTGCAGTTTGGGTTAGTATTCATTGTACTGCTCATGGTATTTGCATTTTACAATGATATTAACAGGATCATAGTGTCCCATCATCATTGA
- the tsaB gene encoding tRNA (adenosine(37)-N6)-threonylcarbamoyltransferase complex dimerization subunit type 1 TsaB, giving the protein MIRLIIDTALGYTGFGVAMDHELLGSIIIKQPSTFTKLSIDIISSLLRSVQLDKSSIQEITVSAGPGTFTGLRTGISLAKGVCMALGIPIIPVMTLDAMANTLKEVHMHIVCAIDGKNESIYVAEYVREDSTIKRITEAAAVRVGANAFQKGYPVELVSANVERYRQIFQLSYPAGIQWHELDVNRMIQAINFIAHNRLYNVNPVEAASYTPIYLRQPDVK; this is encoded by the coding sequence ATGATAAGACTTATTATTGATACCGCACTCGGTTATACTGGTTTTGGTGTGGCAATGGATCATGAATTGCTTGGTTCAATAATTATAAAACAGCCGTCTACATTTACAAAGTTATCAATAGATATTATAAGCTCTCTTTTGCGGTCGGTTCAACTGGATAAGTCATCAATTCAGGAGATTACTGTAAGCGCAGGACCTGGAACTTTTACAGGTTTAAGAACAGGCATAAGCCTGGCAAAAGGCGTTTGTATGGCACTTGGCATTCCTATTATTCCGGTCATGACACTTGATGCAATGGCAAATACGTTGAAAGAAGTGCACATGCATATAGTATGTGCTATCGATGGTAAGAACGAAAGCATATACGTTGCAGAGTATGTTAGAGAGGATAGCACGATTAAAAGGATAACAGAAGCGGCGGCTGTACGGGTAGGTGCTAATGCATTTCAAAAGGGTTATCCTGTGGAGTTAGTCAGCGCAAATGTAGAAAGGTACAGACAAATATTTCAATTGTCTTACCCTGCAGGCATACAATGGCATGAGCTTGATGTGAATAGAATGATACAGGCTATTAACTTTATCGCCCATAATAGACTTTACAATGTAAATCCCGTGGAAGCTGCAAGTTATACACCCATTTATTTGCGGCAGCCTGATGTAAAGTAA